From one Bacteroides fragilis NCTC 9343 genomic stretch:
- a CDS encoding protease inhibitor I42 family protein produces the protein MIEKVFKVGDTITIKRTSQAGTGYRYALVRLTGGVALVEELSEDADTPGGTSVQSFIFRFLQPGQVEIQFAYYRDSEEVLYEDVFSYEVVTSEKANPIIGGWGEFKPLTDQEKEIFRTCMTLKGVDYTPLLVAKQLVSGYNYRFICMTESLIREPKYGFAKVTIYAPLRGEPILESIIEC, from the coding sequence ATGATTGAAAAAGTATTCAAAGTGGGTGATACAATCACCATCAAACGTACCTCACAAGCAGGTACTGGTTATCGTTACGCTTTAGTACGCCTGACCGGCGGAGTTGCCCTTGTAGAGGAATTGTCAGAAGATGCCGATACTCCGGGAGGAACGTCTGTACAGTCTTTTATCTTCCGGTTTTTACAGCCGGGGCAGGTAGAGATTCAGTTTGCCTATTACCGTGACTCTGAGGAAGTGCTTTACGAAGATGTATTCTCTTATGAGGTGGTTACTTCGGAGAAAGCGAACCCGATAATAGGGGGCTGGGGAGAATTCAAACCGTTGACGGATCAGGAGAAAGAGATATTCCGTACTTGCATGACATTGAAGGGTGTGGACTATACTCCGCTTCTGGTTGCCAAGCAATTGGTAAGCGGATATAACTACCGCTTCATCTGTATGACTGAATCACTAATCCGCGAGCCCAAGTATGGTTTTGCCAAAGTCACTATTTATGCTCCGCTGAGAGGAGAACCCATATTAGAGAGTATTATAGAGTGTTGA